The region GATTATATAATTTGACGCATGCTAGTTGCACAGTGTAGTAAAAGTAGAAACTGCTGTCCTCATTACAACTCGGTGAAATTTTTAGTTTCCTCGTGGTTGGTTAATGGTTATGCCTTCATTCATTCTTGTTTTCtcctttccaaaataaaatttggttgTCTGAGCGCCATGGAtttgatttcaataaaaaatccaaaaccacaAGGGTTTTATATTCTCTATATTGTACTAATGTGAAATACGGTTGCTTCCCATTTGCATAATAGGTTGCTACAAAGTACCCAGCGAATGCCCTCATTCATCGCCCTACTTTGCTGGGATACATCGTCTCCATGAAGGTTTGGATTGCAATATCCTTGATCCTTGATTTTGTATGCTGTCACTTTGGGTTATGCTGTTTCACCTTTTATGGAGACAATAGTTTTCCTTGGCATAACTAGTTAATTTCTGCTacgtttatcttttctttagtGCCTGCAAATCTGGTTTGAAGGAATTGGGTCGATTCTTATAGCTTAGCTAagcgtttttttttgttttgcagattAAAACCCCAGCCCAACTAGAAGctgcattttcatttttatccagTACTGCTTCAGAGAGTTTTGAGTTGAAGGAGTTTGAAGAAGCTTGTGGTGTTGGTAAGTTATCATCATTGTCATCATATGCACTAGGATCATGCTATGTTGTTATCATTGCATTTCTATTTCTTGGCGTGTCTGTTTGTTCTACTTATATTTCATCcttatttcttcatcttttaaaatgGTTGACTCACTCGGAGTGGTTTTGCACTATTAGTTGATTAATTTCCTCTTTGCAGTAGTGAACATTGATAGCTTTATTACTTGCAAGCAGGGGTTGAAGTCTCTGAAGAAGATATTGAACAGACAGTTAATGAAGTATTTAAACAGAACAAGGGATCAATATTGGAGCTCCGTTATCGAATAAATGGTCAGTGTTTGTAATTGAAGTTCCTTCTCTATGTTGTGTTTACTTAGTTATCTACTTTTCTTTGGGTTGGGATGCTGTTGGTATTTCCTTAGTTCTTGCTTCTCGTTCAATTTAGGGTTTTACCACAGCCTTTATTTACCTTTTCTGCTTTCTAGTTGGTGCACTCTCTTGAtggaaaattatgttttcagTGTTAAAGATTATATTTCGTTGTATATGTTTTGTCAATGATGTTCATTGGATTTCATTTTTTGTAAGACTCCTTTGACATTTCATTGTCAGTTgctgattttattgttttaatctgACTTGTATACTTCTGTTTTATAGTAGGAGATCTATTTGGGCATGTCCGCAAGAGGCTTCCATGGGCTGATCCAAAGATTGTCAAAGTAAGtgcttatttgttttcaaatgaaTTTATTGCGATGTCAGTTTCTCTGGTAGAGGTTTtgctaatttataaaaaaaagttaatcacAGTTGCTGAAAGCTCGCTATAGGCTGCCAGGAACAGGCACATGCATGGGTACAAGTCACTAGACCCCAGAACTAATGTACTTTTGAGTCCTTAGGTTTTGGTCCTAATAGAGATTTAGCATATACTTAGGTTTTGGATGTGCCTCAAGAGCTGCCGGGATGTATCATATTTGTTCAATTCTTATAGGTTAATGATACAGCAGACAACACCAGGGTTTTAGATTGTAATTGTGATCATGGTCATGGCATCGCGACAAGCAGGCTATTGTAGGCTTTGGTCATAGTATTCTGACATGTTATCTCTAATATGTGaacatctttaatatttttactgaAAAAGGACTGCAAGAATACTCTCAATTGAGCAAATAACTtgtcatgaaaaatatgatgctcCTCATAACAATTTAGCTTCAAATTTATGTGACCCACATCTTCTGCTAGCTCTTCTTTCAAGGATTAAGTCAAAAACTAAAACCCAAGcgggaaaatttttttttttttgaaactaaGAAAAccaatttgtttctttttatatctacACAATGGCAATTACGGCTGTGGTGTGAAATGAGGCACCATATTGCAAAATGGGATGGAATGTAATGGGTCCATGAAACATTTGAAACCATGAGGTgaaactaattattttcttgtactAAAAAATGATTACCATATCATGCCTTTTGTTCCCTATTGTGTGTTATAGCAACTCATATGAAATATGATGCTTTTAATTTCGGAGATTTGCCTTTGCTCAGGCACTTGCCTGCACTTTACACCTTGAGCCAGGTGTCCAATATTTCTGGAACCTGGTGCCTAGAATTTTAACAACACTGATTTATCAATTGCTGGAGTGTGTTATGCCATATTGACacgtttttcttttccttgtctgGGTTGTCAGAAACTCATAGATGCAAAATTATATGAATTGCTTGGTGAAAGGACTGCAGCAGATAATGAGAAGCCTTCAaaacagaaaaaggaaaagCCTGCAAAAGTTGAGGTGAGTGAATTTCATGCATGTTATATTTACCCATGCATCTGCCTCATTAAAGAGTTCTGATTGCTTTCCATTTTTGGTCCTGTGTATACTGTAATTGTGCAGGATAAAAAAGTTGCTGATGAAAATCCAGTACAACCATCGGAAGATCTTAATCCATTCTTGATATTTCCCAATCCTGAGGAAAATTTCAAGGTATTTGATTATGGGAATTCATGATTATCTGATTTTGATGTTAAACACTACTGTGTTTCATTTTTTAACCTTTCACGTTGTGCCTTTTATACCCTTTCTGGAGTTGTCGACAacattctacttttttttttgtcaatgaaGTTTAAACTTTCTTATGTTTCATCAATTTCCAAAAGAAACAATGCTGTTTaggaaatttatatatatatcatcccCACTTGTAGTTTGCTTCCATGCTGGTGACATGATGATTATATGTTAGAtagtgaaaagaaaaggatgaggATACCGGGTGTGTGAAAATGGGTTGCAACAAATTCTATTAACCATCGTGTATTTGGGAAGGAAGTGGTAAATAAGACCAAGATTATGATATTAGCTTCTATTagcttttttataattgtttgattCATGCATCCTTCTGGGTTGAGTCAATAACTGCCACCATTACTTTGTATTTATCCATGCCGTACTTTAAAAGGAAGATGAAAACTCATATTCTTGTTCAGGATCACACTTTTTGAATCAAACATGTACTGTGCATCATCTTTGCTGCAAATCTTCATCTCCCTATTTGACTTCATGCCATATGCAGCTATTTAGAAGGTTTTAAATTACACGACAACACCTGATGAATTGGTCTAATTTACCAGGTGCATACTGAAGTATTCTTCAGTGATCGACCTGTTCTGCGATGCTGCAACACAAAGGAAGTGCTTGATAAGCACCTCAAAAGAACCAGTGGCAAAGTTTACACTCGCTTCCCCCCTGAGCCAAATGGATATCTACACATTGGTCATGCCAAGGTATTCCATTTGTTATACATGTTATCTTATGGTTATTGATTAAGAAGAAACTATTACTGGGTTTGAGATTTATTATTTGTCTTGCCTTTTGAGCTACTCATTTTATAAACATCTCTCAGGCAATGTTTGTTAGCTTTGGCCTGGCAAAGGAACGAGGGGGATGCTGCTACCTTAGGTGAGGAGCTCTGTCACTTCTTTCTTGATACATGGTTGCTATTGGCACATCTATATCCAATGTTTATTTTCTAATCTTTCTAGAAATTCTAAGTACAGCTTTATCATGTTACCTGCTCTGTCAAACATGATGGTCTTAACAAAATAGTCACCATCCTTTTAAGCTGAACATTTATGATGCAGTATCAATTGTTTCCATAAGCTTCCCAATTCATTTAATCAAGGATTTCATGTCATTTAAATCTCAATAATACATGTTCTCTAAAACCTTCATTCATCAAGAGCAcaccttccttttcctttcaaattacTACGTGCACACGCACACATATGTTTGCCTGCTTGCCAGATCCCTGATGGCTCACGTGTTTGCAGTCATGCATGCATGTGCATGTGGTTAAAAGATGGGAACGAAGGAGCACTTGGTTTTAACCTCTGTCAGAAAGCAGCCATACTTGATTGACCTTCACTTGTAGTCATGATAAATAAATGGCTGGTTTTCTTTATCATCTGCCATTGCTTCTAACTCTAATTTATCATCTTTATACTTTTAGGTATGATGATACAAACCCTGAAGCTGAAAAGAAAGAATACATCGATCATATTGAAGAGATTGTAGAATGGATGGGTTGGAAACCATTCAAGGTTATATCGTTAATTTGTTACTCTTTTTACTGTCTTTCTATATCTGGTTGATGTACCTCTTTGACATCTGATATCTGTTGGAGTTTTACAGATCACTTACACTAGTGATTATTTCCAAGAGCTTTATGAATTAGCAGTTGAGCTGATACGGAGGGGCCATGGCTACGTTGATCACCAGGttgctacaattttttttacttttgaatcAATATGAGATAGAGGAAGAGAGGGACCCACTAATGCTTTAATTGATAATATCTAGTACCATAGTTATGCTATTTGCAAGTTTTTATAGTATGAGTGATTTACATGAAATGGCTACTTTCTCAAGCTCAGTAGTTTCACCTTTCATTCatggaatttatatttttgaattgattgaatTCATATTAAAAGAGGTAATTTGTGTAAATGCTGTTCCTAGACACCAGAAGAGATAAAAGAGTATAGAGAAAAGAAGATGGACAGTCCTTGGAGGGATAGACCTATAGCAGAATCTTTGGAACTTTTTGAAGAAATGAGACGGGGTATGATTGAAGAAGGCAAAGCGACACTCAGAATGAAACAAGACATGCAGAGTGATAATGGGAATATGTATGACCTCATTGCCTATCGAATCAAGGCAAGTATAATTGGATGAACATTATCAATTTCCAACTTGTTTGTTATCACATGTACTGGTCTGATTTTTCTATTGTTCAGTTTACTCCACATCCACATTCAGGAGACAAGTGGTGTATCTATCCTAGTTATGACTATGCTCACTGCATTGTGGATTCTCTCGAGGACATCACACATTCGGtatgttattgtttgttttatagGCACCTGCTTACTTTTGTTTCACTTTGCTAGGTAAATTTGaagatttcttcattttttaatctGCTAACTATCTGTCatgtttttgaattctttatcTGAAACGTTAGAAAGGTTATGGTTTCACTAATTTCTATATTGATGTGtggaaaaagtattttttgtttgtttccaATTTGCTTGAGATAATTCTGAAGTTGAATTTCCAAGGCATGCCAAGATTGCAGTGCCTTTGAATTGGATGCCAATGGCTGATGCATTACAAAGTGttacttttacttttctttcttgaagTCTGTTTGTAACCATCAGATGTATCTTGGTAATGgctttttaaaaatcttggcGAGATTTTAATGCATTTGAAATAACTTgatagttttgatatgttagCAATTTTTGGTAAGGAATTTCATGACTAACAGTAATCTGAACTTTCTATTCTCACGCCAAg is a window of Populus nigra chromosome 10, ddPopNigr1.1, whole genome shotgun sequence DNA encoding:
- the LOC133705493 gene encoding glutamine--tRNA ligase, cytoplasmic-like, which gives rise to MEVKEEESSGTPLELFLKIGLDERTARNTIANNKVTNNLTAVIHEAGVTEGCNRTIGNLLYMVATKYPANALIHRPTLLGYIVSMKIKTPAQLEAAFSFLSSTASESFELKEFEEACGVGVEVSEEDIEQTVNEVFKQNKGSILELRYRINVGDLFGHVRKRLPWADPKIVKKLIDAKLYELLGERTAADNEKPSKQKKEKPAKVEDKKVADENPVQPSEDLNPFLIFPNPEENFKVHTEVFFSDRPVLRCCNTKEVLDKHLKRTSGKVYTRFPPEPNGYLHIGHAKAMFVSFGLAKERGGCCYLRYDDTNPEAEKKEYIDHIEEIVEWMGWKPFKITYTSDYFQELYELAVELIRRGHGYVDHQTPEEIKEYREKKMDSPWRDRPIAESLELFEEMRRGMIEEGKATLRMKQDMQSDNGNMYDLIAYRIKFTPHPHSGDKWCIYPSYDYAHCIVDSLEDITHSLCTLEFETRRASYYWLLHVLDLYQPYVWEYSRLNVTNTVMSKRKLNFLVTNKHVDGWDDPRLMTLAGLKRRGVTSTAINAFVRGIGITRSDCSTIRLERLEYHIREELNRTAPRTMVVLQPLKVVVTNLESGLVMDLDAKKWPDASTEDSSAFYKVPFSRVVYIEQSDFRMKDSKDYYGLAPGKSVLLRYAFPIKCTEVVLADDNKSIVEIRAEYDPSKKTKPKGVIHWVAEPSQEVDPLSIEVRLFDKLFNSENPAEHEDWLSDVNPQSKVVISGAYAVPSLRDAAMGDRFQFERLGYFVVDKDSTPERLVFNRTVTLRDSYGKSGK